A section of the Cervus canadensis isolate Bull #8, Minnesota chromosome 8, ASM1932006v1, whole genome shotgun sequence genome encodes:
- the LOC122445963 gene encoding transcription initiation factor TFIID subunit 9 gives MESGKMASPKSMPKDAQMMAQILKDMGITEYEPRVINQMLEFAFRYVTTILDDAKIYSSHAKKATVDADDVRLAIQCRADQSFTSPPPRDFLLDIARQRNQTPLPLIKPYSGPRLPPDRYCLTAPNYRLKSLQKKASTSAGRITVPRLSVGSVTSRPSTPTLGTPTPQAMSVSTKVGTPVSLAGQRFTVQMPTSQSPAVKASIPATSAVQNVLINPSLIGSKNILITTNMVSSQNTANEASNALKRKRDDDDDDDDDDDDDYDNL, from the coding sequence ATGGAGTCTGGCAAGATGGCTTCTCCCAAGAGCATGCCGAAAGATGCACAGATGATGGCACAAATCCTGAAGGATATGGGGATTACAGAATATGAACCAAGAGTTATAAATCAGATGTTGGAGTTTGCCTTCCGATATGTGACCACAATTCTAGATGATGCAAAAATTTATTCAAGTCATGCTAAGAAAGCTACTGTTGATGCAGATGATGTGCGATTGGCAATCCAATGTCGTGCTGACCAGTCTTTTACCTCTCCTCCCCCAAGAGACTTTTTATTAGATATTGCaaggcaaagaaatcaaacccCTTTGCCATTGATCAAGCCATACTCAGGTCCTAGATTGCCACCTGATAGGTATTGCTTGACTGCTCCAAATTATAGACTTAAGTCTTTACAAAAAAAGGCGTCTACTTCTGCAGGAAGAATAACAGTTCCACGGTTAAGTGTTGGCTCAGTTACTAGCAGACCAAGTACTCCCACGCTTGGCACACCAACCCCACAAGCCATGTCCGTCTCAACTAAAGTAGGGACTCCAGTGTCCCTCGCAGGGCAAAGGTTCACAGTACAGATGCCCACTTCACAATCCCCAGCTGTAAAAGCGTCAATTCCTGCAACATCAGCAGTTCAGAATGTTCTAATTAATCCGTCATTAATTGGGTCCAAAAATATTCTTATTACTACTAACATGGTCTCATCACAAAATACTGCCAATGAAGCATCaaatgcattaaaaagaaaacgtGATGATGATGACGACGATGACGATGATGATGACGATGACTATGATAATTTGTAA